TATTAACTGATGATGACTTGGATACTCTCACTATTCTGAATAAAGAGTTGTATCAAAACTTTACCGTTAAGGATCTCAGTGAAATGAGATATTTTGTAGGACTAGAGATTGATTGGAAAGAATAGCACTGGCAAAATGTTAAACCAAATGAAGTATGTCTTGGACAtcatcaaagatgcaagttttgaaaACTACAAGGTTGTTTGTTTTCCTATGCAGAAAGGGTTAAAACTCTCGGTTGATCATCAAGGAGATCTTCTACCTGATCAAGAGGTTTACAAAAGACTAGTAGGCAAGTTTTTATATTTAAGCTTGACCAGGCCTGATATAGCTTACAATGTTCAACATCTTTGCCAATTTTTAAGCCAACCTAAGGAGCTCTATTATCAAGCAACACAACATCTCCTCAAATACTTAAAAGGGATTGTTAGTGCTGGATTATTTTACTCTGTTGGCCCATCCTTGAATTTGCAGGCATATAGTGATGCAGACTGGGCATCTTGCGCCTACAGCTGCAAATTCTTAAGTGGCTGTTatattgatgagtcataattatatacatatttacgtctcccttaattgcttttgatatggGTTTTGTGTTAAATTGtattatttacatgccttttatgttctAATGTCGACAATttcgctatttgatgtttaatgtaggaatgatgcatttgaggagcaaaggaatgaaatgggcatcgcggagtaggcatgaagggatacacgaagcatggaaCGGGAATCcaaagaatgaaggaagagaagttaagaagaaaacacgaagaaaagagcagaAACGAGTGGTGCCTCGATCAAATTTGGccgggctcgatcgaggacattagtgactcgatcgagtacaatggggctcgatcgaggaaccactttaCTTTATATTTTCtgcaattttccttaagtcggttgtgttttattataaatacctaatatcgtaccctagtttatttacgctttattttacccAGTTTCATAGAATTACTCaaaaaaactctcttagaatacttttagtttagttttacTTATTATTCGCATCGGATCTATCGTTCTTCATTACGGTACTGttctaatctttcctcaattattaattcaattgcttgttcatcttttatacttttaatcatatttcttgttattattgttgttgttgttccctttaatatgagtagctaattctcttatctagggtgaatggggggatctaggttgttagaagggggaattaattaatgaattgatagttaaaactgcttattcgttgttgtttagtttattgttcttaatctagttaattaattactggCCAGGGTTAATTGATTAGTATAGCAAATTGAGACTTTTACCGActgggttagaatcaatataggctgcgataacggagtagagataatttaatgatagcgattgcatattaaattagatctaaaggaatattgaatcgatcaatcatataaccttaaacaacataattagctctatCAATAAGTTAAGACTCACCCCCaaataactacctagtgaacctaaaccctatactctttaatattattgttattcatcctttatttcactttgcaattagctgttagaaatcaaatcaaacaaactcccaaaattggttacttaaagacagacttaaatattaacaaactagaataattgcctcgcctctctgtggattcgacccttcttaccgctgtaatactacagttttctatgtctataggtactttatcgagtggggcttactctgtcgagtaagtatattttatacgaaacagtagtctgcctgatgggtactcgatcgagtacgtgtgacactcgatcgagtaaggggcactcgatcgagtaagtcacttactcgatcgagtaagttggtcttacgggttgttttagccgggatTTATTAATAACGCGTAATTAGTATTTAAGGGTTTCCGTCATCTTTCTAATCACTtttacttttctaaaaacctttcaaagagagaaaagagttacgttgctttattcttcgcgttatcatcaaatcctaagggctaaggttgtcggatcgtcacgttctttacgccgttgagttcgtcgtgtcgagggtaagatccttgtattgtttttatattgtttttgtttattttggttaaaaccctatTTGGGTagattgagggttttgagagTATTATGTTGGTTAGATGGTAATTTTAtgaatatgtgattataggaggagatttcgtagaggagcatttttgattagctgcttgtgacggtcttgtgattgtttattccaggtaggatttcctactcagttattggttacatatgTATTGGTTGAatgattgttggtggttgttggttaataacatttgtctatatggtattggaattggtgattgttgattttgtagttggttgtgattgtttgtctgtggttctcgaggtcgtcctcggctgagtggagtcacttgcgggagtggcttcacgcccttgattcgccttctgtggaacccgccacagaggggatgtgcacattaaggaacatgggttatcgctcggatgagatgagcagggcttaggtgggaaaaactgcggtcccccactggcggtgtagaatacttgttgcgatgggtattctggaaggactacatactttagtgtatagtcaggtgtgtggagttgagATGGAGATTGGGTGATTTGTGTATTgtatttgttgttttgtttttgtaatcagtaattgaccccgtttaaatggtttgaaaactgtggtgatccattcggggatggtgagcaggtatgagatggatgcgcatgggatagctgggttgagtcaccacgagatgtctagaagtcttccgctgtgttttgaacatttatttacttttgttGGTTTAGCTTTTGGATCAGTTGTATtttcatttgacagttttggtttagTCATGTATCGCTTtaacttcatttattaaagtacgtttcgttattgtctatttgctatacattgcctcgggtaaccgagatggtagcattctcatgctttaGGTGGtgctggtaaggcacttggagtatggggtgttacaaccgcaagctattagttagtagtaatttaggtttactttgattaaagTGATACGACTTTAGCTTATCATATATATTTTTGGGTAATTCACTGGTTTCTTGGAAAACAAAGAAGCAAGTGAGTGTTAGCAAAAGTTCAGCTAAAGCTGATTATAGAAGCATGTCTTAAACTTCAAGTGAATTAGTTTGGTTGGTTGGATTGCTTAAAGATTTCAGAGTTTATGTCAAGCTGCAAATTCTATTACACTGTGACAATCGAGCGGCTCGGCATATTGCCCAGAATCCAGTTTTTCATGAGAGGACTACACACCTCAATAATATTGATTGTCAATTTATAAGGGACAAACAGTAAGAGGGTTTTTTTTGTATACTTAACATGTTAGGAGTGGTTTGCAGCTTACTGATCTTATGACCAAGGCCTTGAGAAAGCAAAAGCGTCACTTCTTTGCTGCAAAGTTGGGTCTTAAGTTGTTTCATGATAGTTCATCTTGATGGAGATGTAGAAAATAGAGATTGgtataagttagttataattccAATTAATTACAACCGACTTAAGTACTCCTATTTTTCCTCTAATTAGGTGTTCATATTATGCTTTATATGGGACTATGGGAGGACCGTTAATTCCAAAAAAATTCTGTTAATTTTTGGGTAGTATCACTATTTCATTAGTTACGTATGTCAAACAATTTGTAAACAATTTTATAAGTGTGCTTTCATTCATTCATTGTATGATTATGTCATGAGTGATACATTTCACAAATTAAACCCTACACTTTTGTATTCATTGTCTTCATAATTTGTTTTTGCAACAGTTGAAGAAAATTTTTGTGTCTGGCATGGAAAAAAAAGGCTGAGGTTAAGAAAACAACGATTATCCCAACCAAGGAAGAGAATAATTTCTCACTAAGTACTGGACATAAGTCAAATAGTGGGAATATAATGTTATTTTTATTGGTTGGAGTACTTTAAGTTCCGTTGACAATAAATTGTATGCAATATGTTACTTGTACGTAAATCTTGAAGTCCTCGGGTAGCCATCTCTCTTGATACTTCTAATCGAGCCTCTTAGTACCAAATTTCATTGATTAAGTATTTTAGGTTTGATTTTATTGTAAGGATTTATACTTGAACTCTGTGGCTATATTACAAACTTCAACAAATGAGCAAATAGTCAAACTGTGGTACAATTGAGGAAAGATCAACCgggaacaacaacaacaacaataattttaATTGTAAATCAAACAGGTTTTTCTTAGAATTTATGCCTTATTTTGTTACTTCTATATTTTTTTGAGCATATTTTAAATTCCTTCCGAATCtctcatttttttcctttttatatTTTTTATCAAGTTATAGTTTCTTCCTAATTTCCTTTTCTTGGACGTCGGACCGTGTATTATGTGTGGTTCTACTTCAATTGCATGTGAGGTTGTGTATTTTGTATAATCCAAATTCATTTCATTAATTCTTGTGCACAAAAGAAAATGGAATAATTGAGAGACTTAGATGGAGTatgttttttcaaaaaaattatcGTAGATTTTTCTAATTTGTCTATTCTTACAGCTTATATAATATAACTTACAATGTTTTGAATTATGTGTTCTTTTGTTCTTTatctttttttattagttttccttTTCACCAATTGGCAGCGACAGCTTTAACAGCTTGTCaacagatttgttttcaaatttaTGTCTTGTTTTTATACTTTTATACTTTTGTATTTTTGTGAGCATTTTTTATACGGGTTATTGTaatcctctatatatatattagTGCAAAAACAATGGCAAAATTACTGTTGAATGAGATTATAATACACAATGCAAACTATGTGAAAATAAAAacttaaactaaataaaaataatCCTTGGGAAACATTCCCCAAAAGCTAAGTCTCAAAATACTGCCACCAAAAAGTAACAGATACAACTCGACATTTGTTAAAACAAGGTCTATAAAAATCCAACAAAGTAAAAGAGTTCTAAATCAACAACTAACAGATAAGTCGTAGCAGACTACTCGCTAGCTCTCACTCTGATCCACCAGGCCAaaacctgtcatgttataaaatATAAATGCCACAATCAGTGGGAGTAACCTAGACGTTCTCTCAACCATATTACATCAAGTAAAACAATAGAAGCAATACTATAATCAAAATATATTTGAAACTTAAAATCAATTGTATGTATAAACAAAATATGAATCAAACCAAGATTAGATATATCACAATGATCAACATTTCATGGAATTCAGTGACTTAGTTTAGTATTTTCACTTGGGATACACTAAGGTACTGCATCACCACTAGTTTCGGGAACTCAATATCACgcaacggtttttaattccgaaCTCACTAACCAgactagtttcgggaacccaaTGTCCATGCAAtgatgaccaactccaagctcACTAACTAGGCTATACAACTATAATGGATAAGACTTAACACACAGAGCGAGGTCCTGGTCTAATGTATGTACACAACTTCTAGGATGATACCCAGTTCAACCCTCGATACTTCCCGCAGTATAGCATCAGTTCTACAGATGATAACAGTCAATGCATATACTAAGCTTAATAATCTGTACTTCACACCTTACCCATTCCATAAGTTATTCAAAATCATCTCAAATGACATAATTCATTCAGCTTCCTCAAAATGAAACTTTTCTTTTAAAGGACTTGCAAAAATAGAACTTACTATAAATAACAGTTACTCAAAATAGACAAGATTGTTTTAAGAGTCACTAGAAATAGAGACTAGTCATAAATAGTAACTTAACAACTTAATGTTTTATTAAATAGATAATACTTAGACCATGAGTAGTATATCCTAATTCTTTATATAAAAAGTCCTATTCTTTTATAAGGAGACACTTGAAAAGGAAATTCTAATCATTTAGAAAGGGAATAAGGTCGAATTGATTGAAAACCAACAATAAACAAAGCTTACAGGTTTTCCAAAACGACACAAGGCCAACAGGGTTGGGTTCCTATGACTCTTAGTTACGACTTCTTAGAAATAACCCAATTTCAAATTATGAACTTACAAGGGGTTTATAAACAGATCTTGTAAGTTAAACAGATTATGTCACAAGAAATGTATcagttcataaaacgagtttaacaAATCGTTTTGGGACAAAGTAAAATTCTAACATCATTTAAACTCTCTAAAGTTTATGTACGACAAAGATCCAACATTGTTTCAAAGTTTAAAATAGGTTTACGAATTAACCTTTGAGCTACTGACAGTTTCGCGAGTATTTTAGCGAGCTGTTCATAAACAATTTATTGTGGACAAACTGACAAGGGTATAGTCGTGTCCCCTAAATCAAAGTAATCCTATAATACTACTAACAAAAATTTAGCGGTAAGTACGGTATTGTATCCATAAGGAGGTGTTAATTAATAATCTAGTTTGCTAATATCTAAGTCGGTCTCAAAGTAAAAATTTCTTGAAAGTTTGGTTGATTTCTATATCTAATTGCGAGGTAAATAAAGACgaattcaaatatattaaaagagtctagggaCCGGGTTCAGTAGGTCAGTTATCCGGGGGTGTGATTTAAATAATTAAAAGAGCAATTAAGTTGTTTATGGACATATGATCGGTCGACTCAAATACGccctttagatctaaacttaacatgtggTCGATATAATTAAGCCAGTATATTCAATTGTCGCAGCCTATATTAGTCTTTACCCGGTCAGCGATAATCCTAATTTGTAAGACTAATTAACTAATTCTGGCaactaattaatcaattagattctggacaacaattgaacaacaattAAAAAGAGTTTAACGATTAATTTCTTAATTAAGCCCCCTTCTAACAACATAGACCCCCTTTCATCCTAGATTATAATTTAGCTACTTATAAGTCCAAGTTAAGAAATACAAATAATAATTGaatgcataattaaaataaagaggaagaaAGAAAAACTTAGTCTTAAAATAAAAGTTGGAAGAACAGTATCAGAGTCATGCGTACAAGAAACGAAAAAAACCCCCAAAAACTAAAGCTAAAACTAATATATATTACTCCGTCCTCTACGTacgtaaaaaaaattcaaaacataccAAAACTTCACTGTTTCATAAAACCTAAAGATAGTTGCCAATTAAACCTGTCCATTTTCTCTCcattcctaaaaagaaatggagaggcaagttCGTATCAATGGTCCCGATCGCATTTTGTCAATATCTTACGGTTCTAATTTAcgcatgaaaataaaggaaaaacagGAGTGAAAGGGGAAATCATTATTTAAAGagattgtgagagaaaatggaaaGGATCCATTTCAAGTTAAATCATAAGTCTATGTACTTAAATATGTCATCCTTTTAATTCGCACATGGGAAACTCACTTCTTCCCAAAATTAGATGACCTTTGATGGACTTCATATATCGTGTACGTCCACTACGTTGAGAAATCTCATTTTGCTTAT
The genomic region above belongs to Silene latifolia isolate original U9 population unplaced genomic scaffold, ASM4854445v1 scaffold_662, whole genome shotgun sequence and contains:
- the LOC141639970 gene encoding putative mitochondrial protein AtMg00240, whose amino-acid sequence is MLNQMKYVLDIIKDASFENYKVVCFPMQKGLKLSVDHQGDLLPDQEVYKRLVGKFLYLSLTRPDIAYNVQHLCQFLSQPKELYYQATQHLLKYLKGIVSAGLFYSVGPSLNLQAYSDADWASCAYSCKFLSGCYIDES